The Haliotis asinina isolate JCU_RB_2024 chromosome 16, JCU_Hal_asi_v2, whole genome shotgun sequence DNA segment CACCAATCCTCTCCACTCAACTACATATCATTATAACGACAGTCGATCAAGATTAGTGTAGCACTGACCAGTGAGTCAGGCTCATTGAGAGGTATATGGGGTGCTGCATTCTCTAATCCAAATAGtcaacattgtttttgtatgcaaTATGGGTTAAAGGCTAATTGTGATCAACTGTGGCGACACTAAATACATTATGTCATGAAATGTCAAATATCAGTTTAGACTTATTTAATTTCTTTACCACATCAACTTTTCGTATCAGCCCTGTGCCTATAAAACATGCACTGGTATTTGTTCAAGATCACCAGATCCTGAAGGTAATCCCGCCCGTCTTCTCCCGTTCTACTTCATGGGACCTGACCAGACGAAAAGGGACTAAGACGTTGCAATATATCTGAGTAAGCCCTGACCACCAAAGAACTTTTAATTGCTAATCTAATCAAGTCTAATCCTACCTCTTCTGTATTCAGTACCTGGAATCCTATTCCTATGACGCCATCAACCAAAGGTACGTCATCAACAGCAACTACACAGATACTTTCCTCGGCACGTACAAGGAAATCTGGGACTACGGCAAGGTGAGGCAATAGATTTCAAAGCACTTAATGAgtgttggttggctggttggttctGAAAGGGATTGGTTAGAGCATCAGTACTGTACGATAGATTGGTGTGTCTTGTTCGTTGGACGTTTGTAGGACTTACCTGTTTGATTGGTTGGTTATTTGGTcggttcattcattcattcattcattcattccaggGGACTGGCTACCGCATCAACACTGAGAAGCAAACTTGTCAGTcattctctgtgacggggagaTTCCCTTTCAACTGCATTCCGAGTGAGAACTTTCAACAACTATTCTGTTTTAactttgtagtgagtgagtttaggtttacggcGGACTCACCAATATTACAATATCAAAACATTAAAGTCGAACCGAATTGGTATGATGTTCAACGTAGGAGTAGGGTAACTGACAAACAACGTCGTCACTGAGACCAACTACAGACAGGTGGCCCCCATCCTGACACGTAGAGGTTCCTTGAGGCCTGGTAGGGTAGCTCCATGGCTGAATGCGTCACGCCGAAgagtcgggttcgattccccacatggatacaatgtgtgaaacccattttggtGCCCccagtcgtgatgttgctgatatttttgaaacaaaacgacGTAAAGCTATACTCACGGACGTCCTAAAGACATACACAAACCATACACCAACAGGATTGCAgaattgttggaatattgccatgtCATGAAACCATGCTCACTGAACCCAAATGTAAGCCCATATAACCAGGTGTCCATTGTCGAGatactgctgaaacattgcAAAAACATCATATAACTTCACTCACTTATTCCTACCAGAATTGACGACTAACGTATAGAAACAGTTATCAGTTCTTGTGTGTctaaattataaatatatgatCTCCAAAAGGTGTCCAGAACAGTTCTTAGTTTCTAAACTCAGGCAGTCAAGATTTGTCAAATCCTCCCAGAGTTAGGATCCTTTTCATATTATTTCTCAAGGTCGCCAAGGGAAGAccactacatgtttttttattagTTATTTTCACTGCAGGTGGCGCTGTGGAATTGAATCCGGTCACCATCGGCTATGGCAAGGGCGGTATCTCTGCTATACCATACCAATTCAATGATACGACGGACGAGTTTAAGAATATCCTAACCTATGTCAGCGACCGGAATTGCGTGCCTATCACCACTACAACTTTAATCGAGCGTCCCGGAAGTAAGTGTGAATCACAACTTTCTGATTGCGCCGGGGTTGTACTTGCGTTATTGTGCATTTAAAGGGTCAGATTGTacttgtgtttatatatatttaaaggGTCAGATTGTACTTGCGTTATTGTGCATTTAAAGGGTCAGATTGTACTTGGGTTTATGTGCATTTAAAGGGTCAGATTGTGCTTGCGTTTATGTGCATTTAAAGGGCCAGATCGTAATTGCGCTAGTGTGCATTTAAAGGGCCAGATTGCACTTGCGTTATGTAAATTTAAAGGGTCAGATTGTACTTGCGTTTATGTGCATGTAAAGGTTCATAATGTACCTGGGATAGTGTTCACGGGATAATTTAGATATGATAGAACATTCCTTATATGAAATGTATGATTTTTGCAGACAGCTTTTTGAGCGTCGAGTGCGTAAACGAAATTTTACCCGGCATCAGGGACCTCTCTGTCTTCGATCCTCCATACTACTGTGGAAAGGTGAGAGCAATACGCAAGCACGCACACATGCCACACACTGTCACCAACACTGCCCCTGTCGTACTGTTACAAGGACAGAATTAGACGCATTTGTGTCCCAGATTCCACTTTAATATGCTTTTTGGTTAGTCATCCTCTCACAGAATTCGTGGTAACTGACACTGCTCCCAGCAGAAActctgaaactgaaactgtatCCAAACAACACTGGTTGAATTCATGCGTTAACAGATTACACTATGGAACCCAGTCAGTAGAGGCTGTAACTCGTCTGTAACTCTCGTGAGGCGCTACTTCCGTACCAGTTTTAAgcctcactcagcagtatttcagctatatggaggtgatctgtaaataatcgagtcttgacctgacaatccagtgatgaccatgagcattgatctgcgcaactggaaccgatgacaagtgtcaaccaagtcagcgagtctgaccacccgatcccgttagtcgcctctcacaaacatgatcgccttttgtggcaagcatgggctgctaaaGATCTGTTCGacttggatcttcacgggtaggtGAGTAGATGTGTCAATACAACCAGCACTGtacaacaatacaacaatacaatacaaccaACAGTGATCACCAAGATCCAGTAAGCTAGTACCTTTTCTCGAAATCTTAAACCACTTTAAACAAATCAGATGCCCCTGTACAACAAGACATGTGCAACCTACCTTTTAGTGACCAGAAGCAATAGGCGTTTCTTCCTGTTATGCATCACCTAATTCCCGCTGTTCACCATTGAGCAGGTCTGGTATATTGTTAGCCTTATGCAAAAGTGTAATAGCACGCATATATTAGCCTAATAGAGGgatcttttacacatttatTATATACCAGATAAGCAATTTATAGTGCAAGTCCATAGGCACAGGGTTGAGCCCAAAGGGTTCTCAAAACTGCATACGACACTTTTACGTCCGCCTCAAAGACTCTACCCATGCTTTGCCGGAGTGCCATGCCACTGGAGACTGCGACTTGGTGCCTGAGGGTGAGGATGAGGGTTCGAATACGGATTGGACTCAACCcaagaatttgtattttactaagatagtgtaatcctaaatacataatatattacattcgatcactttctaaatgtcactgtgtactcatgtaaacTGTCAGCTAGACTCACAACTGGAAGAAATTAATTCCCGTGACATATGTCTTTTTAGCATATCTTGATCAAAGGATTCGAACTGAGTTGGCTAGGGGGTCGGCAAGTGTACCTGCCAAAAGTACAATGATAGGGAGATAGCTCCAGCTGGATCTATGGCGGATAGGACATCTGGGGGAACTGTGCATTAAGAACCTGCttcatgttaaaatatattttaaaacattaaaataacacattCTCAGACAGTTGTTTTTTATGATTTTAATGAGACCATGTCATCTGCATCAACCCATGGGTTTACATAGTTTTCTTATTTCTTTCTCAGGTCGCCAAGACTGCTTTCTAAGACGTTTCACGGATCTAACTAAATGATAGGATGTTGGAGACGCGAGACAATGAACGAATTGACTATGACTGACGAAAGGGAATAAAGCTTTGACATCTGTAATTAGTGTTATGTTACCATCTGTCTCGTCATCGTTAAAATTGCAGTAGGAACCCCCCTTCCCATGTCGTTTTTGGATGCGACAACATCAACGACGCCCTTGTCTACTTGGAATAAGCAGGCTACCGGACTAGTCAGACAAAAAATGTTATCAtctaaaactgtgttccacaggagatatcgcttgtgtgagatcagatgatatcctaggagatatcgtgcTGTGTTGAgatatgtacatttttcattgaaaactaatgaagaatgattttggatgataaatacaatctcaccctcgtgtctactgatgtcaattatatcaacacttgtAGGTaaaatttgttactttatcatactttattatatactcgatatcagtagacacttaggtgagattctctatttattatccaaaactgtgttccacaggaaatattgcttgtgtgagaccaaacaatatctcctaggagatatcgttttgacagtagattttgttcCATGCCCTGACAACggcgtcatgaacttgatgacgtcactgcacTGGCAGTAATGGCAGTACTGTGATTcgagatatatatatttcattgaaaACGAATGAGGAgttattttggatgataaatagaatgtCGCCAGAATAGTCAAACAAAAGATTTCATTATTACTATATATTTTCTCATCTGTTTTTTAATAGTTATTTTTCTTATTCTGTTCCATCATCATTGCCCCATTGACAATGctttgacgtcatgaacttgatgacgtcacactgctatgacatcactgcaatGCAAGTTTAATGGCATTTCTGTGATTagaaatgtacatttttcattgaaaactaatgaagagtgATTTTGGATGATAGATATAATCTCACCAGAAtagtcaaacaaaatatttcatcattgcTACATATTTTCTGTACTTTATTTTTTAAGTGGTTATTTCTTTTTTGTTCCGTCATCATTCCACCCAACCCAAACCCAAACCTCTACTTataattatgaatggtcccctAGTGATGAATGCGTACTCTGTTCAACCAGTCCACCCTGATTTGTTTGCTTATAGTGCACCTTTCTTGTCCTATCTGA contains these protein-coding regions:
- the LOC137268122 gene encoding ependymin-related protein 1-like — protein: MMLQAILLANLATVALASICCAPQQWEGFKAISTFDASGINRYLESYSYDAINQRYVINSNYTDTFLGTYKEIWDYGKGTGYRINTEKQTCQSFSVTGRFPFNCIPSGAVELNPVTIGYGKGGISAIPYQFNDTTDEFKNILTYVSDRNCVPITTTTLIERPGNSFLSVECVNEILPGIRDLSVFDPPYYCGKVAKTAF